A window of Rhabdothermincola salaria contains these coding sequences:
- a CDS encoding nitronate monooxygenase, with protein MSTPIAERLGIEFPIFAFSHCRDVVAAVTNAGGFGVLGALAYGPERLEIELNWIDEHVGDKPYGVDFAMPVNYVGKGGGDEASFQSLDAMIPEQHRQFVDELLDRYEVPELPPELDDHAPVAAAGLGVDEMGPNQVQVCLDHAANVKMIVNALGPPPPYVIEQAHAAGMLVGGLCGSKVHAERQVGIGVDVIVAQGTEAGGHCGEISTMVLVPEVVDAVGPDVPVLAAGGIATGRQMAAALALGAQGVWTGSMWLTVSEADTGPEALENMLAATSRDTVRSRAMTGKPARQLRTAWTDAWEGPDSPGTLPMPLQGILHQEAGRRTQRAHAKELIGYPVGQIVGRMNKVRPSKDLVLEMVEEWIETTERLNGLLAED; from the coding sequence ATGAGCACGCCCATCGCCGAACGCCTCGGCATCGAGTTCCCGATCTTCGCCTTCTCGCACTGTCGCGACGTCGTCGCCGCCGTGACCAACGCCGGTGGCTTCGGCGTGCTCGGGGCCCTGGCCTACGGGCCCGAACGACTCGAGATCGAGCTCAACTGGATCGACGAGCACGTCGGCGACAAACCCTACGGCGTCGACTTCGCCATGCCGGTGAACTACGTGGGCAAGGGCGGCGGTGACGAGGCGTCGTTCCAGTCGCTCGATGCCATGATCCCCGAGCAGCACCGCCAGTTCGTGGACGAGCTCCTGGATCGCTACGAGGTGCCCGAGCTGCCTCCCGAGCTCGACGACCACGCGCCGGTCGCCGCGGCCGGTCTGGGCGTCGACGAGATGGGCCCCAACCAGGTGCAGGTCTGCCTCGACCACGCCGCCAACGTCAAGATGATCGTCAACGCCCTCGGCCCGCCCCCGCCGTACGTCATCGAGCAGGCCCATGCCGCCGGGATGCTGGTCGGGGGCCTGTGCGGCTCCAAGGTGCACGCCGAGCGACAGGTGGGCATCGGCGTCGATGTCATCGTCGCCCAGGGCACCGAGGCCGGCGGCCACTGCGGCGAGATCTCCACGATGGTGCTCGTGCCCGAGGTGGTCGACGCCGTCGGCCCCGACGTGCCCGTGCTGGCCGCCGGCGGCATCGCCACCGGCCGCCAGATGGCGGCCGCCCTGGCCCTGGGCGCCCAGGGGGTGTGGACGGGTTCGATGTGGCTCACCGTGAGCGAGGCCGACACCGGCCCGGAGGCGCTCGAGAACATGCTGGCCGCCACGTCCCGCGACACCGTGCGCTCGCGGGCCATGACCGGCAAGCCGGCCCGTCAGCTGCGCACCGCCTGGACCGATGCCTGGGAGGGGCCGGACTCGCCTGGCACGCTCCCGATGCCCCTGCAGGGCATCCTGCACCAGGAGGCCGGGCGCCGCACCCAGCGGGCCCACGCCAAGGAGCTGATCGGCTACCCGGTCGGCCAGATCGTCGGGCGGATGAACAAGGTCCGCCCTTCCAAGGACCTGGTGCTCGAGATGGTGGAAGAGTGGATCGAGACCACCGAGCGGCTCAACGGCCTCCTCGCCGAGGATTGA
- a CDS encoding NDMA-dependent alcohol dehydrogenase, with protein sequence MRTRAAVLYAPHTDYVVEEIELDPPKEGEVLVQFEASGMCHSDEHMVTGDMAMDQEVLDMLGWQQYPIIMGHEGGGVVVEVGPGVTELSVGDHVVTSFVPSCGRCPSCASGNQNLCDMGAHLLSGHQADGTSRHHTLDGKDIATMCCLGTFAEHSVVHLNSLVKVEPDLPLDKACLVACGVTTGWGSATYAADVAPGETVVVIGTGGVGMNAVQGAHLAGARYVIAIDPVEFKREQAQQFGATHAVATAEEAQALLGELTWGRNAEKVIVTVGEGKGADVGTYMGLVAKGGKLVFTAVADMKANDVNLNLFDLAMQQKSLVGTIFGSANPRYDIPRLLGLYRSGQLKLDELVTRTYGLDDINQGYQDMRDGKNIRGVIVYGS encoded by the coding sequence ATGCGCACCCGCGCCGCCGTGCTCTACGCGCCACACACCGACTACGTGGTCGAGGAGATCGAGCTCGACCCGCCCAAGGAGGGCGAGGTCCTCGTCCAGTTCGAAGCCAGCGGGATGTGCCACTCGGACGAGCACATGGTGACCGGCGACATGGCGATGGACCAAGAGGTCCTCGACATGCTCGGCTGGCAGCAGTACCCGATCATCATGGGCCACGAAGGCGGGGGCGTGGTGGTCGAGGTCGGCCCGGGAGTCACCGAGCTGTCCGTGGGCGACCACGTGGTCACCTCGTTCGTCCCGTCCTGCGGACGCTGCCCGTCGTGCGCCAGCGGCAACCAGAACCTCTGCGACATGGGCGCCCACCTCCTCAGCGGCCACCAGGCCGACGGCACCAGCCGCCACCACACCCTCGACGGCAAGGACATCGCCACGATGTGCTGCCTCGGGACCTTCGCCGAGCACTCCGTGGTCCACCTCAACTCACTGGTCAAGGTCGAGCCCGACCTCCCCCTCGACAAGGCCTGCCTGGTCGCCTGCGGCGTCACCACCGGCTGGGGATCGGCCACCTACGCCGCCGACGTCGCCCCGGGTGAGACCGTGGTGGTCATCGGCACGGGCGGTGTCGGCATGAACGCCGTGCAGGGGGCCCACCTCGCCGGCGCCCGCTACGTGATCGCCATCGACCCGGTGGAGTTCAAGCGGGAGCAGGCCCAGCAGTTCGGTGCCACCCACGCGGTCGCCACCGCCGAGGAGGCCCAGGCCCTGCTCGGTGAGCTCACGTGGGGCCGCAACGCCGAGAAGGTCATCGTCACCGTCGGCGAGGGCAAGGGGGCCGACGTCGGCACCTACATGGGCCTCGTCGCCAAGGGCGGCAAGCTGGTGTTCACCGCCGTGGCCGACATGAAGGCCAACGACGTGAACCTCAACCTCTTCGACCTGGCCATGCAGCAGAAGTCGCTCGTGGGCACCATCTTCGGCAGCGCCAACCCCCGCTACGACATCCCCCGCCTGCTGGGGTTGTACCGCAGCGGCCAGCTCAAGCTCGACGAGCTCGTCACCCGCACCTACGGGCTCGACGACATCAACCAGGGGTACCAGGACATGCGAGACGGCAAGAACATCCGCGGCGTCATCGTGTACGGGAGCTGA
- a CDS encoding SDR family NAD(P)-dependent oxidoreductase: MFELEDKVALVTGAGQNVGAGIARLLAEQGAAVAVNDIRPERAADTVAAIEAAGGRAVAIGFDVTDHQAVAAGVAEVEGTLGPVDVLVNNAGNGGAEGMRPTQFRESDPASWRGPIDVNLYGVLNCSHAVINGMCERGWGRIITIASGAGLVGLNIGVSPYAAGKGGAIGFMRHLAIENARYGVTANTLAIGLMTNEDQSVTEALARQIPTKRTGVPEDIGYACVYLASPEAEWVTGQTIQINGGSVTT; this comes from the coding sequence GTGTTCGAGCTCGAGGACAAGGTGGCTCTGGTGACCGGGGCCGGCCAGAACGTGGGCGCCGGCATCGCCCGGCTGCTCGCCGAGCAGGGCGCCGCCGTCGCCGTCAACGACATCCGACCGGAGAGGGCGGCGGACACGGTGGCCGCCATCGAGGCCGCCGGGGGGCGCGCCGTGGCCATCGGCTTCGACGTCACCGACCACCAGGCGGTCGCCGCGGGGGTGGCCGAGGTCGAAGGGACGCTCGGTCCCGTCGACGTGCTGGTCAACAACGCAGGCAACGGCGGCGCCGAGGGGATGCGCCCCACCCAGTTCCGCGAGTCCGACCCGGCCTCGTGGCGAGGTCCCATCGACGTCAACCTCTACGGCGTCTTGAACTGCAGCCACGCGGTCATCAACGGCATGTGCGAACGGGGCTGGGGCCGCATCATCACGATCGCCTCCGGCGCCGGCCTGGTGGGCCTCAACATCGGGGTCTCGCCCTACGCCGCCGGCAAGGGCGGGGCCATCGGCTTCATGCGCCACCTCGCCATCGAGAACGCCCGCTACGGCGTCACCGCCAACACCCTGGCCATCGGCTTGATGACCAACGAAGACCAGAGCGTCACCGAGGCGCTCGCCCGCCAGATCCCCACCAAACGCACCGGGGTGCCCGAGGACATCGGGTACGCCTGCGTGTACCTCGCGTCCCCGGAGGCCGAGTGGGTGACCGGTCAGACCATCCAGATCAACGGCGGGTCGGTCACCACCTGA
- a CDS encoding nuclear transport factor 2 family protein yields MTTREELVAICDRYVELVSAGDTDGIMALYADDCWVEDPVGSERKVGREAIRDFYDGITKLGVTPVMRRIGPVTVCGGEAAFQFRIDIDLGETKIAMATTDLMTFDDAGKITSMRAFADGEADPDA; encoded by the coding sequence ATGACCACCAGAGAAGAGCTCGTCGCCATCTGCGATCGCTACGTGGAGCTGGTCAGCGCCGGCGACACCGACGGGATCATGGCCCTCTACGCCGACGACTGCTGGGTCGAGGACCCCGTCGGCTCGGAGAGGAAGGTGGGCCGCGAGGCCATCCGCGACTTCTACGACGGCATCACCAAGCTCGGGGTCACGCCGGTCATGCGCCGCATCGGTCCCGTCACCGTGTGCGGGGGCGAAGCGGCCTTCCAGTTCCGCATCGACATCGACCTCGGCGAGACCAAGATCGCCATGGCCACCACCGACCTCATGACCTTCGACGACGCCGGCAAGATCACCAGCATGCGGGCCTTCGCCGACGGCGAGGCCGACCCCGACGCCTGA